In Phyllobacterium zundukense, one DNA window encodes the following:
- a CDS encoding leucyl aminopeptidase, with product MSKRPSISFAKFAAVESGTAILLVAAEGKTAAEAESVVGPALLSRIIDVSEFKGKLAASLSTIAPAGTELERLVLVGSGDPAKLKADDWLKIGGAALSKIGTAKNATVILALSGAEVSAENAADFALGMLLRAYTFDKYKTKKGKDEDEKEQKTAANITIQVADPHAAKKAFTNAEAVADGVVLARDLVNEPANILGPVEFAERVEELKKLDVKVEILTEKDMKKLGMGSLLGVAQGSARPARLAIMEWHGGKGKDKPIAFVGKGVTFDSGGVSIKPAAGMDEMKGDMGGAAAVTGLMHALASRKAKVNVVGIIGIVENMINGEAQRPGDIVTSMSGQTIEVLNTDAEGRLVLADALYYCNDRFKPKFMVNLATLTGAIMVALGVYRAGLFSNDDTLAGQLFDAGEGSGEKLWRMPLGDEYDKLIDTKNADMKNIGGRHGGAIIAAQFLQRFVGDTPWAHLDVAGTAMGSPATEYSQSWASGFGVRLLDRLVRDNFEG from the coding sequence ATGTCCAAACGCCCATCCATCAGTTTCGCCAAATTTGCAGCCGTCGAAAGTGGCACTGCAATCTTGCTCGTTGCCGCTGAAGGCAAGACCGCTGCAGAAGCCGAATCTGTTGTCGGACCGGCATTGCTGTCGCGTATCATCGATGTCTCGGAATTCAAGGGAAAACTGGCTGCCAGCCTCTCGACCATCGCGCCAGCCGGTACGGAGCTGGAACGGCTGGTGCTTGTCGGTAGCGGCGATCCGGCCAAGCTGAAGGCCGACGACTGGCTGAAAATCGGTGGCGCTGCCCTTTCGAAAATTGGCACGGCCAAAAACGCTACGGTGATTCTCGCTTTGTCCGGTGCGGAGGTTTCAGCTGAAAATGCTGCCGATTTCGCGCTTGGCATGCTGCTGCGCGCCTACACATTCGACAAATACAAGACCAAGAAGGGCAAGGACGAGGACGAAAAGGAACAAAAGACCGCGGCCAATATCACCATTCAGGTCGCCGACCCTCACGCTGCGAAAAAGGCATTCACGAACGCCGAAGCAGTGGCGGACGGTGTCGTTCTTGCCCGTGATCTCGTCAACGAACCCGCCAATATCCTCGGTCCTGTCGAATTTGCCGAACGAGTCGAGGAATTGAAGAAACTCGACGTGAAGGTCGAGATACTCACTGAAAAAGATATGAAGAAGCTCGGCATGGGCTCATTGCTTGGCGTTGCGCAGGGGTCTGCGCGTCCGGCACGTCTCGCCATCATGGAATGGCATGGCGGCAAGGGCAAGGACAAGCCAATTGCCTTTGTCGGCAAGGGCGTCACTTTCGATTCGGGCGGTGTCTCGATCAAGCCTGCTGCCGGCATGGACGAAATGAAGGGCGACATGGGCGGTGCCGCAGCGGTTACCGGTCTGATGCATGCGCTTGCTTCGCGCAAGGCCAAGGTCAACGTGGTTGGTATCATCGGCATCGTTGAAAACATGATCAATGGCGAAGCCCAGCGTCCCGGTGATATTGTCACCTCCATGTCGGGCCAGACGATTGAGGTACTCAATACCGACGCGGAAGGGCGCCTCGTTCTCGCCGACGCACTTTATTATTGCAATGATCGCTTCAAGCCGAAGTTCATGGTCAACCTTGCAACGCTGACCGGTGCGATCATGGTGGCACTCGGCGTCTATCGCGCCGGCCTGTTTTCCAATGACGACACGCTTGCCGGACAACTCTTCGACGCCGGCGAGGGCTCGGGCGAAAAACTGTGGCGCATGCCGCTGGGCGATGAGTATGACAAGCTTATCGACACCAAGAACGCCGACATGAAGAATATCGGTGGCCGCCATGGCGGCGCGATCATTGCCGCACAGTTCCTGCAGCGTTTTGTCGGTGACACGCCCTGGGCGCATCTCGATGTTGCGGGCACGGCGATGGGCTCGCCGGCCACGGAATACAGCCAGTCCTGGGCGTCAGGCTTCGGTGTACGACTTCTCGACAGGCTGGTTCGCGACAATTTCGAAGGATAG
- a CDS encoding LptF/LptG family permease, protein MRLIEIYILRRIVVMFFAVLLSAVGITWIVQVLGRINFLTTSGQSFFYILKFSSNLLPNAFPIVMPFALVIAVTQTLSTMNQDSELVVINAAGAPRSAVIRPVMLFATVIAIASFLIANFVVPYSQMNMRQMVADARADVINLVVQQGTFKEIDTDLYLQIESRDANGAIKGLFVSDSRDKTTDLIYYAKDGLVLETGNQSLLIMKDGEVDRRDVQTGNVSIIKFNTYALDMAAFLSADDNEVSIFPKDRPIDYLWNPDPNDKQYQQRPLRYTSELYKRLTDWMYPIVFALISLAAAADSRSHREARISASFTAITLCLIVFWLGYSTGQSTDKDASLLPLLFAFPILAALSAIYALATNRQVGVPVTWTNWFKRTFTSQQAAFASAGARLFGRKRGYRK, encoded by the coding sequence ATGCGCCTGATTGAGATATACATCTTGCGACGGATCGTCGTCATGTTTTTCGCCGTGCTGCTTTCAGCAGTGGGAATCACATGGATTGTCCAGGTGCTTGGACGTATCAACTTCCTCACCACCAGCGGACAGAGCTTTTTCTATATCCTCAAATTCAGCTCCAACCTGCTTCCCAACGCTTTCCCGATCGTGATGCCCTTCGCACTGGTCATTGCGGTGACGCAGACGCTCTCGACGATGAACCAGGATTCGGAACTCGTCGTGATCAATGCAGCGGGCGCTCCGCGTTCGGCCGTGATTCGTCCCGTCATGCTCTTTGCAACGGTAATCGCCATTGCTTCCTTCTTGATCGCCAATTTTGTTGTTCCCTACTCCCAGATGAACATGCGCCAGATGGTCGCCGATGCGCGCGCGGACGTCATCAACCTCGTCGTCCAGCAGGGCACCTTCAAGGAAATCGACACCGATCTCTACCTTCAGATAGAAAGTCGTGATGCCAATGGAGCGATCAAGGGCCTGTTTGTTTCGGATTCGCGCGACAAGACGACGGACCTGATTTATTACGCCAAGGACGGTCTCGTCCTCGAAACGGGGAATCAGAGCTTGTTGATCATGAAGGACGGTGAAGTTGACCGCCGCGATGTCCAGACCGGCAACGTGTCCATTATCAAATTCAATACCTATGCCCTTGATATGGCGGCATTTTTGTCGGCAGACGACAACGAAGTGAGTATTTTCCCGAAGGACCGGCCGATCGATTACCTATGGAACCCGGATCCCAATGACAAACAGTACCAGCAGAGGCCGCTCCGATATACGTCAGAGCTCTACAAGCGGCTGACGGACTGGATGTATCCGATTGTCTTTGCGTTGATTTCGCTGGCGGCCGCTGCAGACTCGCGTTCGCATCGCGAAGCGCGCATATCCGCTTCGTTCACCGCTATCACCTTGTGCCTCATCGTCTTCTGGCTGGGATATTCAACCGGGCAGAGCACGGACAAAGATGCTTCACTGCTGCCCCTGCTTTTTGCGTTCCCGATCCTCGCGGCTCTCTCGGCAATTTACGCCCTCGCAACCAATCGCCAGGTTGGCGTGCCGGTAACATGGACCAATTGGTTCAAGCGAACTTTCACGTCACAACAGGCAGCATTCGCCAGCGCCGGAGCAAGATTGTTCGGCCGCAAGCGGGGGTATAGAAAATGA
- the lptG gene encoding LPS export ABC transporter permease LptG, which translates to MIGWTLGRYFFLRYVKITAYFLLGSFALALILDFTELSGKLSSLPDYSAIQAFGLSAMRIPYIMQQVFPFIALFAAMATLISLNRKYELVVARSVGVSAWQFLLPACTGAFLFGLAAVLLVNPLAAWGFERSEQITANWRAGKANEVSADRVPWLRQKTEDGETIIGAKSIVNRGLRLIDATFIRLDKNQDILERLDAKSADLDDGFWRLSNVTKFVLAETPVSLDEVRVPTHLRPEFVEESLARPETIPFFELRNKIAAARSFGYPANAFDMHFQSLLALPALLMAMTLIAATVSLKFVRFGQSGTMILGGVLAGFVLYVVTVVVKAFGNAGFVPPFIAAWTPVLIATFFGVSFLLHKEDG; encoded by the coding sequence ATGATCGGCTGGACGCTCGGACGTTACTTCTTCCTCCGCTACGTGAAGATCACGGCATATTTCCTGCTCGGCAGCTTTGCGCTTGCCCTGATCCTCGACTTTACAGAGTTGTCGGGCAAACTGTCTTCCTTGCCGGATTATTCCGCGATCCAGGCATTTGGCCTCTCGGCAATGCGCATCCCCTATATCATGCAGCAGGTGTTCCCATTCATTGCCCTGTTTGCGGCCATGGCGACACTTATATCGCTCAACCGGAAATACGAACTGGTCGTGGCCCGTTCCGTTGGCGTATCCGCCTGGCAATTTCTCCTGCCTGCCTGCACGGGCGCCTTTCTGTTCGGTCTTGCCGCGGTGTTGCTGGTCAATCCGCTGGCCGCCTGGGGCTTTGAGAGAAGCGAGCAGATAACAGCGAACTGGCGCGCCGGAAAAGCCAATGAGGTATCCGCCGATCGCGTACCCTGGCTGCGGCAGAAAACGGAAGACGGCGAGACGATTATCGGCGCCAAGTCGATCGTCAACCGGGGATTGCGTCTCATCGATGCGACGTTCATTCGCCTGGACAAGAATCAGGACATTCTCGAGCGGCTGGATGCCAAGAGCGCCGATCTTGACGATGGTTTCTGGCGGTTGAGCAATGTGACGAAATTCGTGCTGGCCGAGACCCCTGTTTCGCTGGATGAGGTGCGGGTGCCAACCCACCTTCGTCCTGAATTCGTTGAAGAAAGCCTCGCCAGGCCCGAGACGATTCCTTTTTTTGAGCTGCGTAACAAAATTGCCGCAGCTCGCTCTTTTGGCTATCCAGCCAACGCTTTTGACATGCATTTCCAGTCTTTATTGGCTTTGCCGGCTCTCCTGATGGCAATGACTTTAATCGCTGCAACCGTTTCGCTGAAATTTGTACGTTTTGGACAATCAGGGACGATGATTCTGGGTGGCGTCCTCGCAGGCTTCGTGCTTTATGTCGTCACTGTTGTGGTCAAGGCATTTGGTAATGCGGGATTCGTTCCGCCTTTCATTGCCGCATGGACACCCGTGTTGATTGCAACGTTTTTTGGGGTCTCCTTTCTACTGCACAAGGAGGATGGTTAG
- a CDS encoding LPS-assembly protein LptD, which translates to MGLNVTRSVLPTWFARLACGTAVLCLAGGISLPAYAQTGDALVGNIQTDPNAQLLLESDELVYDINAKTISAVGGVQIDYDGNRLVARQVTYDQNTGRLKAMGKVEIVEKDGNRIYADNLDITDDFREGFVNALRVEAADNTRFAAESAERIGGELTTFNNGIYTACEPCRAKPDKAPLWQVRAQKIVWNGKKKTIRFERGRFEMFGMPLAFLPAFEIADPTVKRKSGFLMPSYRYETDLGYGVSVPYFWALAPNYDLTLTGTGYTKQGFLGEAEWRHRLANGAYSIKLAGISQMNPDEFNDSEPEDQSKNRGMIGTSGAFQINPRWSYGWNVMAQTDKAFAYRYGIEGYDDYNITNQIYLTGLHDRNYFDLRFYQFLVQESIPDSNTSASEPKQPWVLPSLDYAYTPTQSVAGGELNFDVNLQALHRDREDGTTPIGLTRSGYLSGAEGNNGRITAEAEWKRSFISDNGLVITPLLALRGDGMYVDSDSIGVTRSEAFRAMATAGLEARWPILFSSTSSTHVLEPTAQLFVRNNEPYAGDMPNEDAQSFVFDASSLFDRDKFSGYDRVEGGTRANLGIRYSGTFNNGWSLNGIAGQSFQLGGLNSFATDDFVNAGAESGLESSRSDYVAMIGASRGAFNLTTGGRFDKDSFEVRRAEVASTTAGQYGTMFLKYAFIAAQPTYGFEDDRHEVTLGGSAKLTPNWRVLGSGTYDIISDTLVKRTAALAYDDECFTYMMSYTQEQPVTADGNQGDKTTTWGFNISFRTLWEFGKPVDIGGI; encoded by the coding sequence GTGGGATTGAATGTAACGCGCTCGGTGTTGCCGACGTGGTTCGCACGGCTTGCGTGCGGGACGGCGGTGCTATGCCTAGCGGGCGGGATTTCGCTCCCAGCCTATGCCCAGACAGGCGACGCGCTTGTCGGCAATATTCAGACGGATCCAAACGCACAATTGCTGCTGGAGTCGGATGAGCTCGTCTATGACATCAACGCCAAGACCATCTCTGCAGTGGGCGGCGTGCAGATCGACTATGACGGAAACCGGCTTGTAGCGCGCCAGGTTACCTATGATCAGAATACCGGCCGACTCAAAGCCATGGGCAAGGTCGAGATTGTCGAAAAAGACGGCAATCGCATCTACGCCGATAATCTCGACATTACCGACGATTTCCGGGAAGGCTTCGTCAACGCCTTGCGGGTCGAGGCCGCTGACAATACGCGCTTTGCGGCCGAAAGTGCCGAACGTATCGGCGGCGAGCTGACGACGTTCAATAATGGTATCTATACCGCCTGCGAGCCCTGCCGTGCCAAGCCGGACAAGGCGCCGCTGTGGCAGGTACGCGCGCAGAAGATCGTCTGGAACGGCAAGAAGAAAACCATTCGCTTCGAGCGCGGCCGCTTTGAAATGTTCGGCATGCCTCTGGCGTTCCTGCCGGCATTCGAAATCGCCGACCCAACGGTGAAGCGCAAGAGCGGCTTCCTGATGCCGAGCTACCGCTACGAAACCGATCTTGGTTATGGTGTCAGCGTTCCCTATTTCTGGGCGCTCGCGCCCAATTACGATCTGACGCTCACCGGCACCGGCTATACCAAGCAGGGCTTTCTCGGCGAGGCCGAGTGGCGCCACCGACTGGCCAATGGCGCGTATAGCATCAAGCTTGCTGGTATCAGTCAGATGAACCCCGACGAGTTTAACGATAGCGAGCCGGAGGACCAATCCAAGAACCGCGGAATGATCGGTACGAGTGGCGCATTTCAGATCAATCCGCGCTGGTCATACGGTTGGAATGTCATGGCCCAAACGGACAAGGCATTTGCCTATCGTTACGGGATTGAGGGCTACGACGACTATAATATCACCAACCAGATCTATTTGACCGGCCTGCACGACCGGAATTACTTCGACCTTCGGTTCTATCAATTCCTTGTGCAGGAAAGTATTCCGGATTCCAACACAAGCGCATCCGAGCCAAAGCAACCATGGGTTCTGCCGAGTCTGGATTATGCCTATACGCCGACGCAATCTGTAGCGGGCGGTGAGCTGAATTTCGATGTGAATCTTCAGGCGTTGCATCGTGACAGGGAAGATGGCACGACCCCGATAGGACTGACCCGCAGCGGCTACCTCTCAGGCGCCGAGGGCAATAATGGCCGCATAACCGCCGAGGCGGAATGGAAGCGTAGTTTCATCTCCGACAATGGCCTCGTCATTACGCCGCTCCTCGCACTGCGCGGCGACGGGATGTATGTCGACTCGGACTCGATCGGCGTGACACGCTCCGAAGCTTTCCGTGCCATGGCAACGGCCGGCCTCGAAGCGAGATGGCCAATTCTGTTTTCAAGCACCAGTTCGACCCATGTGCTGGAGCCGACTGCCCAGCTCTTTGTGCGTAACAACGAACCCTACGCCGGCGATATGCCGAACGAAGACGCGCAGAGCTTTGTGTTCGATGCATCAAGCCTGTTTGATCGCGACAAGTTCTCCGGCTATGACCGTGTTGAAGGCGGCACGCGTGCCAATCTTGGCATTCGCTATTCCGGAACGTTCAACAATGGCTGGTCGCTCAATGGTATTGCCGGTCAATCATTCCAGCTTGGCGGCCTGAATTCATTCGCAACGGATGATTTCGTCAACGCAGGCGCTGAATCGGGACTGGAATCGTCGCGATCCGACTATGTCGCCATGATCGGCGCAAGCCGTGGTGCTTTCAACCTTACGACAGGCGGTCGCTTCGACAAGGATAGTTTTGAGGTCCGCCGGGCTGAAGTTGCAAGCACGACTGCGGGTCAATATGGCACGATGTTTCTCAAATATGCGTTCATCGCTGCGCAACCGACCTATGGTTTCGAGGACGACAGGCATGAGGTTACACTTGGCGGTTCGGCCAAGCTGACTCCCAATTGGCGCGTTCTGGGTTCCGGAACCTATGATATTATTTCCGATACACTCGTAAAACGCACCGCCGCCCTCGCCTATGACGATGAATGCTTTACCTACATGATGTCGTATACACAGGAACAGCCGGTTACCGCCGATGGCAACCAGGGCGACAAGACGACAACATGGGGCTTCAATATTTCGTTCCGGACCCTGTGGGAATTTGGCAAGCCGGTCGATATTGGCGGCATCTAA
- a CDS encoding peptidylprolyl isomerase produces MMVRKHILAAAIATALSSALTVGVTLPAAASEIKIVVNGAPITDYDIARRAAFMKLQRKKGNLTQQAREELTDEALKRQELKRLNMLVSDGEVNDAFARFATNNKMTLDQLTGVLEKSGVTPGHFKEYIRLQMSWGRALSSRNRSQGGARVSEQDAVQRMLKDGGKKPVSTEYQLQQVIFVVPANNKGILAKRRGEASAMRAKFSGCESTRDIAKGTLDVTVRDLGKFIEQELPPEWTKQVTSTPVGQATAIQDTDKGVEFLGVCATRQVSDDRVARMVFSQEQAAASGDGKKDATVEAVDKKYLDELRKKATIVNQ; encoded by the coding sequence ATGATGGTGAGGAAGCATATTCTTGCAGCGGCTATTGCCACCGCATTGAGTTCTGCCCTGACAGTTGGCGTAACTTTGCCGGCTGCGGCGAGCGAGATCAAGATTGTCGTCAATGGCGCTCCGATCACCGATTACGACATTGCCCGGCGCGCAGCGTTTATGAAGCTGCAGCGCAAGAAGGGCAATCTTACGCAGCAGGCGCGCGAAGAGCTCACGGACGAGGCATTGAAACGTCAGGAACTCAAGCGACTCAACATGCTCGTTTCGGATGGCGAAGTGAATGACGCCTTTGCGCGCTTTGCCACCAACAACAAGATGACCCTCGATCAACTGACCGGAGTTCTGGAAAAGTCCGGCGTCACACCGGGGCACTTCAAGGAATATATCCGCCTTCAAATGAGCTGGGGCCGTGCCCTTTCGAGTCGCAACCGCTCACAGGGCGGTGCCCGGGTGAGTGAACAGGATGCCGTGCAGCGCATGCTCAAGGACGGCGGCAAGAAGCCGGTGTCCACCGAGTATCAGTTGCAGCAGGTTATCTTCGTCGTTCCTGCCAACAATAAGGGCATTTTGGCAAAGCGGCGCGGCGAAGCCAGCGCCATGCGCGCAAAGTTCAGTGGCTGCGAATCAACACGCGATATTGCCAAGGGGACACTGGACGTCACCGTGCGCGATCTGGGTAAATTCATCGAGCAGGAATTACCCCCGGAATGGACGAAGCAGGTTACATCCACGCCTGTCGGTCAGGCGACTGCAATCCAGGATACGGACAAGGGCGTTGAATTTCTTGGCGTTTGCGCCACCCGCCAGGTATCCGACGACCGTGTCGCCCGCATGGTCTTCTCCCAGGAGCAGGCTGCGGCTTCAGGCGATGGCAAGAAAGACGCAACGGTTGAAGCTGTCGACAAGAAGTATCTCGATGAATTGCGCAAGAAGGCGACCATCGTCAATCAATAA
- the pdxA gene encoding 4-hydroxythreonine-4-phosphate dehydrogenase PdxA, translated as MNSALAVSSGDPSGIGPDIAISAWTLREKMHVPPFFLLADPELIASRAALLGQQCPIEITTPENASNVFGRALPVVPLQNRQSDRPGVPLVDSAAATIEAVEQAVALTLSGRSRAVVTCPIAKKPLYEAGFDFPGHTEFLAHLSSEHLGYEVKPVMMLAGPLLRAVPVTIHIALSKVPVVLDTAKILAVSRITAIALKNEFGIANPRLAIAGLNPHAGEGGSMGMEDETIVRPAVETLRAEGIDARGPLPADTMFHAAARATYDAAICMYHDQALIPVKTLGFDDSVNVTLGLPFVRTSPDHGTAFDIAGTGKAKPDSLIAALRLAGELASHRAQQKRPAA; from the coding sequence ATGAACTCCGCACTCGCCGTCAGTTCTGGTGATCCTTCCGGCATAGGACCAGACATCGCCATATCCGCGTGGACCTTGCGCGAGAAAATGCATGTTCCGCCATTTTTTCTCCTCGCAGACCCGGAATTAATAGCCTCGCGCGCGGCGTTGCTTGGCCAACAATGTCCGATTGAAATTACAACGCCCGAAAATGCGAGCAATGTATTTGGCCGTGCCTTGCCTGTGGTGCCACTCCAGAACCGGCAATCAGATCGGCCCGGCGTACCTCTCGTGGACAGTGCAGCCGCAACAATCGAAGCTGTCGAACAAGCAGTTGCGCTTACGCTTTCCGGGCGGTCTCGTGCCGTTGTCACCTGCCCTATCGCCAAGAAACCGCTTTATGAGGCGGGTTTCGATTTTCCGGGGCACACAGAATTCCTGGCACATCTTTCAAGCGAACACCTCGGCTATGAAGTGAAACCGGTCATGATGCTGGCAGGACCGCTGCTGCGGGCGGTTCCAGTGACGATCCATATCGCCTTGAGCAAGGTACCGGTTGTTCTCGACACTGCGAAGATCCTGGCAGTCTCCCGCATTACTGCCATCGCGCTGAAGAACGAGTTCGGCATCGCCAATCCAAGGCTCGCCATTGCCGGCCTCAACCCCCATGCCGGCGAAGGCGGCAGCATGGGCATGGAGGACGAAACGATCGTCCGCCCGGCTGTGGAGACTCTGCGTGCGGAGGGTATCGATGCGCGGGGGCCCCTCCCGGCCGATACGATGTTCCATGCTGCTGCACGGGCCACCTACGATGCCGCCATCTGCATGTATCACGATCAGGCGCTGATCCCGGTAAAGACCCTCGGTTTCGACGACAGCGTCAATGTCACGCTCGGCTTACCGTTCGTACGCACCTCGCCGGACCATGGCACGGCATTCGACATTGCAGGAACCGGCAAAGCCAAGCCCGATAGCCTGATTGCCGCCTTGCGCCTTGCTGGCGAACTTGCATCGCATCGTGCGCAGCAAAAGCGCCCTGCTGCATGA
- the rsmA gene encoding 16S rRNA (adenine(1518)-N(6)/adenine(1519)-N(6))-dimethyltransferase RsmA, protein MSIDTLPPLREVIDRHELMAKKSLGQNFLFDLNLTAKIARQAGDLHGQTVIEVGPGPGGLTRPLLAQGANVIAIERDERCLAALQEVSDHYPGRLRVVAGDALETDFAALAGGDKVKIVANLPYNVGTQLLIGWLLAEPWPPFYASLTLMFQREVAERIVARPGSDAYGRLGVLACWRTEAKITFDVPPQAFTPPPKVTSSVVHLVPRAEPLACDAATLGRVTQAAFGQRRKMLRQSIKPLGGETLLMKVGIDPTRRAETLSIDEFVALANAL, encoded by the coding sequence ATGAGTATCGACACCCTTCCCCCGTTGCGCGAGGTTATCGATCGTCATGAGCTGATGGCGAAGAAATCGCTCGGCCAGAATTTCCTGTTCGATCTCAACCTCACGGCCAAGATCGCGCGGCAGGCGGGCGATTTGCATGGACAAACGGTTATCGAAGTTGGGCCTGGACCTGGCGGCCTTACGCGCCCTCTGTTGGCTCAAGGTGCCAATGTCATCGCCATCGAGCGTGACGAGCGCTGCCTGGCTGCCCTGCAGGAGGTTTCCGACCATTATCCCGGCCGGCTTCGCGTGGTGGCCGGTGATGCTTTGGAAACAGATTTTGCTGCGCTGGCAGGCGGCGACAAGGTCAAGATCGTCGCCAATCTTCCCTATAATGTCGGCACGCAATTGCTGATAGGCTGGCTGCTGGCCGAGCCATGGCCGCCTTTCTACGCGTCGCTGACGCTGATGTTCCAGCGCGAAGTGGCCGAGCGCATCGTCGCCCGGCCCGGCTCGGACGCCTATGGCCGTCTGGGTGTGCTGGCTTGCTGGCGGACAGAGGCGAAGATTACATTCGATGTTCCGCCACAGGCTTTTACGCCACCGCCAAAAGTTACCTCCTCCGTGGTGCATCTCGTACCGCGCGCCGAACCACTGGCCTGTGATGCCGCCACGCTTGGGCGGGTAACCCAGGCAGCCTTTGGCCAGAGGCGCAAGATGCTGCGTCAGAGCATCAAGCCCTTGGGCGGCGAAACACTGCTCATGAAGGTAGGTATCGATCCAACGCGCCGCGCGGAAACGCTCTCGATTGACGAGTTCGTAGCCTTGGCTAACGCGCTCTAA
- the gmk gene encoding guanylate kinase has protein sequence MLVLSSPSGAGKSTIARLLLNDKEKLELALSISVTTRPRRPSEIDGVHYHFISTREFERLRDSDELIEWAEVHGNFYGTPREAAENALADGQDMLFDIDWQGALQLQDKMKGDVVSIFILPPSMADLKLRLHRRAEDTEEVIDMRLRNARNEIERWRSYDYVIVNEDLNRAYHQVQSIVTAERLRRDRCPGLFDFVSNLLDEKLD, from the coding sequence ATGCTCGTCCTGTCGTCGCCATCGGGCGCCGGGAAATCGACAATTGCCCGGCTGCTGCTCAACGACAAAGAGAAGCTTGAGCTAGCGCTTTCGATCAGCGTGACCACGCGTCCGCGCCGGCCCAGCGAGATCGATGGGGTTCATTACCATTTCATCTCAACGCGCGAGTTTGAACGGCTGCGTGATAGCGATGAACTGATTGAATGGGCTGAGGTGCATGGCAATTTTTATGGCACGCCGCGCGAAGCTGCGGAAAATGCGCTCGCCGATGGTCAGGACATGCTTTTCGACATTGATTGGCAGGGCGCATTGCAGTTGCAGGACAAGATGAAGGGCGATGTCGTCAGCATCTTCATTCTGCCTCCGTCCATGGCCGACCTCAAACTGCGGCTGCATAGGCGCGCCGAAGATACGGAAGAAGTCATCGACATGCGCCTGCGTAATGCGCGCAACGAGATCGAGCGCTGGCGCTCCTATGATTATGTCATCGTCAATGAAGATCTGAACCGGGCTTACCATCAGGTTCAGTCCATCGTCACAGCCGAGCGGCTGCGGCGCGATCGTTGCCCCGGCCTGTTCGATTTCGTCAGCAATCTGCTGGACGAAAAGCTCGATTAG
- a CDS encoding YicC/YloC family endoribonuclease → MSLQSMTGFARHLRNSAGAQISWEIKSVNGKGLDVRFRLPAGFEAVEQKARALFSEHFKRGNFQAALSVELSAGSAKATINQPLLKELAAIAAHLREEYGLAASTPEGLMALRGVLEIPQEVTAPEHQVELERAVLGVLDETLIQLGHNRQAEGKALGEILTVQIATIEMLVEQAKLDPNRSIDAVRARLAAQVALLLDAAPALDEARLHMEAAFLATKADIQEELDRLEMHIASARNLIREGNGVGRKLDFLTQEFNREANTLCSKANAASITTIGLDLKAVVDQLREQIQNLE, encoded by the coding sequence ATGTCATTGCAGAGCATGACGGGATTTGCCCGTCACCTCCGGAACAGCGCCGGGGCGCAGATCTCGTGGGAAATCAAATCCGTCAACGGCAAGGGTCTCGACGTGCGGTTTCGCTTGCCTGCTGGATTCGAGGCGGTGGAGCAGAAAGCGCGCGCCTTGTTCAGTGAACATTTCAAGCGCGGTAATTTTCAGGCGGCTTTGTCAGTTGAACTGAGCGCTGGTTCCGCCAAGGCGACTATCAATCAGCCCCTCTTGAAAGAATTGGCTGCGATAGCGGCGCATTTGCGTGAGGAATATGGGCTTGCGGCCTCGACGCCGGAAGGTCTGATGGCACTTCGCGGTGTTCTGGAGATCCCGCAGGAGGTAACAGCACCTGAGCATCAAGTCGAGCTTGAACGTGCCGTCCTCGGCGTTCTGGATGAGACGCTCATTCAGTTGGGGCACAATCGCCAGGCGGAGGGTAAGGCGCTTGGCGAGATTCTGACGGTGCAGATCGCCACTATCGAGATGCTGGTCGAACAGGCGAAGCTTGATCCCAACCGCTCGATCGATGCGGTTCGCGCCCGTCTCGCGGCCCAGGTTGCACTGTTGCTCGATGCCGCTCCGGCCCTTGATGAGGCCCGGTTGCACATGGAAGCGGCATTTCTGGCGACGAAGGCTGATATCCAGGAAGAGCTCGACCGGTTGGAAATGCATATTGCCTCCGCCAGGAACCTCATCAGGGAAGGAAATGGCGTTGGCCGCAAGCTCGACTTCTTGACACAGGAATTTAACCGCGAGGCCAATACGCTCTGTTCCAAAGCCAATGCGGCATCCATTACAACGATCGGGCTTGACCTGAAGGCTGTTGTGGATCAATTGCGCGAGCAAATACAGAATCTGGAGTAA